The following are encoded in a window of Pseudomonadota bacterium genomic DNA:
- the parC gene encoding DNA topoisomerase IV subunit A, with the protein MVKTSEAGDICNVAFEEALGERYLSYALSTIMARSLPDVRDGLKPVHRRLLFAMRELRLNPDSGFKKCARIVGDVMGKFHPHGDAAIYDAMVRLAQSFAVRYPLVDGQGNFGNVDGDNAAAMRYTEARMTSVADALLESIDEDSVDFRSTYDGEGSEPAVLPASFPNLLANGASGIAVGMATNIPPHNVGELCAALLHLIKRPNATIKKLVELIPGPDLPTGGVLCEDHDSIVQAYKTGKGGFRVRATYEIERSKGGGYILIINSIPFQVQKAKLIEKIAELMHSRNLAMIEDIRDESTTDIRLVIEPKSRNVDPDVLMESLFRQTDLESRVSLNMNVLDQGRVPRVMNLREVLQAFLDHRHEVLVRRKKYRLGKIEDRLEVLGGYLIAYLNIDEVIRIIREEDYPKEILIKKFKLSDLQADAVLNMRLRHLRKLEEIEIAEEHSHLTKERTHVRGLLRDTSARWKVIAAEIKEIQKKFGPNTDIGRRRSEIRDAPTTVVIPMEAIIEREPVTVVCSTKGWVRTVRGHLEKETELKYKEGDSHRFALHAQTTDKLILFATNGRFYTVPVDRLPGGRGFGEPIRLMVDLPNDQDVVTLMVLEQKAKLLIAASDGRGFIVNGEDVIAQTRGGKQVLNLGDGIEAAVCVPAKGDHVAVVGLNRKLIIFPIGELPEMRRGRGVIMQRYNKSSISDAKVFNLKDGLNWKIGDKTRTEMHLKEWIGKRAQSGRIVPKGFAKSRRFRTDA; encoded by the coding sequence ATGGTTAAGACCTCAGAGGCCGGAGATATATGTAATGTAGCGTTTGAGGAAGCTTTAGGAGAACGTTATCTATCTTATGCATTGTCGACAATTATGGCGCGATCGCTTCCCGATGTACGCGATGGCTTAAAACCTGTGCACCGTCGGTTGCTTTTTGCGATGCGTGAATTGCGACTAAATCCAGATAGCGGCTTTAAAAAATGCGCACGAATTGTTGGTGATGTAATGGGGAAGTTTCATCCTCACGGTGATGCTGCAATTTATGACGCAATGGTACGCTTAGCACAGTCATTCGCGGTTAGGTATCCCCTTGTTGATGGTCAGGGAAATTTTGGAAATGTTGATGGTGATAATGCTGCGGCTATGCGTTACACCGAAGCACGAATGACCAGCGTCGCCGATGCTTTGCTTGAGAGTATAGATGAAGATTCGGTTGATTTCCGTTCTACCTATGATGGAGAGGGTTCTGAGCCAGCAGTTCTACCTGCGAGCTTCCCAAATCTTCTTGCTAATGGAGCATCAGGTATAGCAGTAGGTATGGCAACAAATATTCCGCCGCACAACGTGGGGGAATTATGTGCGGCGCTATTACATTTAATTAAAAGGCCAAATGCCACGATTAAAAAGCTTGTTGAATTAATCCCGGGTCCAGATTTGCCGACAGGCGGGGTGCTTTGCGAAGACCATGACAGCATCGTACAAGCCTACAAAACAGGGAAGGGGGGGTTTCGTGTGCGTGCGACATACGAAATTGAGCGCAGTAAAGGAGGCGGATATATTTTAATAATAAACTCTATCCCTTTTCAGGTACAAAAAGCGAAGCTGATTGAAAAGATTGCGGAGCTTATGCATTCCCGCAACTTGGCTATGATAGAAGATATACGGGATGAATCCACTACTGATATTCGATTAGTAATTGAGCCTAAAAGCCGCAATGTCGATCCAGATGTTTTGATGGAGTCTCTTTTTCGTCAGACCGATTTGGAAAGTCGCGTGTCTCTAAACATGAATGTTCTTGATCAAGGCAGGGTGCCACGGGTCATGAACCTACGCGAAGTATTGCAGGCCTTTTTAGATCACCGTCATGAGGTGCTTGTACGACGTAAGAAATACCGACTGGGTAAAATCGAAGATCGTCTAGAAGTTTTAGGTGGTTATTTGATTGCGTATTTAAACATCGACGAAGTAATCAGAATTATACGCGAGGAAGATTATCCTAAAGAAATTTTGATCAAAAAGTTTAAGCTCTCTGACTTGCAGGCGGACGCCGTTCTTAATATGCGGCTTCGCCATTTGCGTAAATTAGAGGAAATTGAGATTGCGGAGGAGCATTCACACCTAACGAAAGAAAGAACACATGTTCGCGGCCTATTAAGGGATACATCAGCTCGTTGGAAAGTCATAGCGGCAGAGATAAAAGAAATACAAAAGAAATTCGGGCCAAATACTGATATCGGGCGACGTCGGTCAGAGATAAGAGATGCTCCAACCACAGTTGTTATTCCCATGGAGGCTATAATCGAGCGCGAACCGGTTACGGTTGTGTGTTCAACAAAAGGATGGGTGCGTACTGTGAGGGGCCATTTGGAGAAAGAAACCGAGCTCAAGTATAAGGAGGGAGATAGTCATCGCTTTGCGTTACATGCACAGACTACAGATAAACTAATTTTATTTGCAACTAATGGCCGTTTCTACACTGTGCCGGTTGACCGGTTGCCAGGAGGTCGTGGTTTTGGGGAGCCCATCCGATTGATGGTAGATTTACCAAATGACCAAGATGTAGTCACGTTGATGGTTTTAGAGCAAAAAGCAAAATTATTAATAGCCGCCTCTGATGGGCGTGGCTTTATTGTTAATGGAGAAGATGTAATAGCCCAGACGCGTGGGGGCAAACAAGTGCTTAATTTAGGCGATGGAATTGAGGCTGCTGTTTGTGTGCCTGCTAAAGGAGACCATGTCGCGGTTGTTGGGCTTAATCGTAAATTGATCATTTTCCCCATTGGGGAGTTGCCAGAAATGCGCCGTGGCCGCGGTGTCATTATGCAGAGATATAATAAAAGTTCAATTTCTGATGCTAAGGTATTTAATCTTAAGGATGGTTTGAACTGGAAAATAGGTGATAAGACCCGCACAGAGATGCATTTAAAAGAATGGATTGGGAAGAGAGCCCAATCCGGACGTATCGTGCCTAAAGGATTTGCCAAAAGTCGCCGTTTTCGAACTGATGCATAG
- the recO gene encoding DNA repair protein RecO — translation MEWQDEGFVLASRPHGEAASIVSLLTSQNGRFSGLVHGGQSRRQRAVLQVGNKVTAVWRARLDEHLGTYSIELLSSTIARLLGEPAKLLALSSASELVESVVPERDPCPNLYQSFSALVGSFNGEYWAATYVYWELHLLTDIGFGLDLSECAGTGVTEDLVFVSPKSGRAVSRQAGEPYKDKLLKLPAFLKGASGAQISGKDLADGLILTGYFLQKYVFQPRQAKLPDSRVRLAGKLSSYN, via the coding sequence ATGGAGTGGCAAGATGAAGGATTTGTATTAGCATCTCGCCCACACGGAGAGGCCGCATCGATTGTTAGCTTACTTACATCACAAAATGGCCGTTTCTCCGGTCTTGTGCATGGAGGGCAGTCGCGTCGCCAACGGGCCGTTTTGCAGGTTGGCAACAAGGTCACAGCGGTATGGCGTGCGCGACTTGACGAGCATTTAGGAACATATTCTATTGAATTGTTAAGCAGTACTATCGCACGGCTTCTTGGTGAGCCTGCGAAGCTTTTAGCTTTGTCCTCTGCTTCTGAATTGGTAGAATCAGTAGTCCCGGAGCGTGATCCTTGTCCAAATTTGTATCAATCATTTTCTGCTTTGGTAGGATCTTTCAATGGTGAATATTGGGCGGCAACATATGTTTATTGGGAGCTCCATCTATTAACAGATATAGGGTTCGGCTTAGATCTCAGCGAATGTGCAGGGACAGGGGTCACGGAGGATCTTGTATTTGTATCGCCAAAATCCGGGAGAGCTGTTAGTCGACAGGCGGGTGAACCTTATAAGGACAAGCTCCTAAAACTTCCAGCCTTTTTGAAAGGGGCTTCGGGAGCACAGATCAGCGGAAAAGATCTCGCCGATGGGCTAATTTTGACAGGATATTTTCTTCAAAAGTATGTTTTTCAGCCCAGACAAGCAAAACTGCCTGACAGCCGGGTACGTCTTGCGGGTAAGCTTAGCAGTTATAATTAG
- the era gene encoding GTPase Era — MAEIKKRFGFVAVIGAPNVGKSTFVNRIVGTKVSIVTPKVQTTRANILGIIIRGKSQIVFIDTPGIFAPRKRFDRAMVDAAWTAATEGDHIIVMVDASRGIDPNTKSLLNSISNGQRNLILVLNKIDIVRPEELLSLSHAVNELATFSATFMISARSGNGVNDILAYLDEVISEGPWHFPEDQISDLPMRVLAAEITREQLFLLLRHELPYLVTVETDTWEEFSDESVKINQTIYVQRDTQKAIVLGKSGAMIRKISTAARKELRKCFERNVHLFLFVKVRGKWMEDQERYQVLGLKFDV; from the coding sequence TTGGCTGAAATTAAAAAGCGCTTCGGCTTTGTCGCGGTCATCGGTGCACCGAACGTGGGAAAGTCGACCTTCGTAAACCGTATCGTCGGCACGAAAGTAAGCATTGTTACACCAAAGGTGCAAACAACGCGCGCAAATATCCTTGGAATAATAATACGAGGCAAAAGTCAGATTGTCTTTATTGATACACCTGGCATTTTTGCACCCCGAAAACGTTTTGATCGCGCCATGGTTGACGCTGCGTGGACTGCTGCAACAGAGGGTGATCACATAATTGTAATGGTCGATGCCTCTCGCGGAATTGATCCTAATACAAAGTCTCTTCTAAATTCTATCTCTAACGGCCAGCGGAACCTAATTTTGGTTTTGAATAAAATAGATATAGTGAGACCTGAAGAACTTCTCTCTCTGAGTCATGCAGTGAATGAACTTGCAACATTTTCGGCTACCTTTATGATTTCTGCAAGAAGTGGCAATGGTGTAAATGATATTTTAGCCTACCTCGATGAAGTGATTTCAGAAGGCCCCTGGCATTTCCCAGAGGACCAGATATCCGACTTACCAATGCGAGTGTTGGCTGCCGAAATAACACGAGAGCAATTATTTTTATTGTTGCGCCACGAATTGCCTTATTTGGTTACCGTAGAGACTGACACTTGGGAAGAGTTTTCTGACGAAAGTGTAAAGATTAATCAGACAATTTACGTCCAGAGAGATACGCAAAAAGCAATCGTACTTGGCAAAAGTGGCGCCATGATAAGAAAAATAAGCACCGCAGCTAGGAAAGAGCTTCGCAAATGTTTTGAACGTAACGTTCATCTTTTTTTATTTGTCAAAGTGCGCGGAAAATGGATGGAGGATCAAGAGCGCTATCAAGTGCTTGGATTAAAATTTGATGTGTAA
- the rnc gene encoding ribonuclease III, with amino-acid sequence MPAEIMEILDYEFANRGLLTAALTHRSSCLDVNYERLEFLGDRVLGLVIAELLMETFPEENEGDLSRRFHALVRKESLADIAHNIGLPSLIRMGHGEHEFGRKENEAIIADVFEALLGAIYLDGGLAPAKKIIAQHFMPAMTKNSCPPQDAKTTLQEWLQSKGLGLPHYTLVEQKGPDHRPTFIVAVTAGQLGSAEGIGKSKRAAEQEAAGNMLSELTSG; translated from the coding sequence ATGCCCGCCGAAATCATGGAAATACTTGATTATGAATTCGCCAACCGTGGGTTATTGACCGCAGCATTAACCCATCGCAGTTCATGTTTGGACGTAAACTATGAGCGGCTCGAGTTTTTGGGTGATCGGGTGTTGGGGCTAGTAATTGCTGAGCTTCTTATGGAGACTTTTCCTGAAGAAAATGAAGGCGATCTTTCTCGACGATTCCACGCGCTTGTGAGGAAAGAGAGTTTGGCTGATATAGCTCATAATATTGGATTACCATCACTTATTCGTATGGGTCATGGAGAGCATGAGTTTGGTAGGAAAGAGAATGAGGCAATAATCGCCGATGTTTTCGAGGCTTTGTTAGGGGCTATATATTTAGACGGAGGTTTAGCACCAGCAAAGAAAATCATCGCCCAACATTTCATGCCAGCTATGACGAAGAATTCTTGTCCTCCACAAGATGCCAAGACGACATTGCAAGAGTGGTTACAATCCAAAGGTTTAGGATTGCCTCACTATACTCTTGTTGAGCAGAAAGGACCAGATCACCGGCCGACATTCATAGTCGCTGTGACTGCTGGCCAGCTCGGGTCGGCTGAAGGTATAGGAAAGTCAAAGCGTGCGGCCGAGCAGGAAGCTGCAGGTAATATGCTTTCAGAGCTAACAAGTGGGTGA
- the lepB gene encoding signal peptidase I yields the protein MSRENDDPQHNPKDSRGWVETIRTVTYAVVIAVLIRTFAYEPFNIPSGSMIPTLLVGDYLFVSKYSYGYSRHSFPFSLAPITGRIFERGPKRGDVAVFKLPTDNETDYIKRIVGLPGDRIQMKKGFLYINGERVQRKAIDRFQVKNSFGQKRRVPQYIEKLPGGDSHLIIEEQGDFGVIDNTPEFLVPDRHVFAMGDNRDNSADSRIETQVGMVPFENLVGKAQFFFFSTDGTARFWEVWKWPFTIRYERLLKAIR from the coding sequence ATGTCCCGAGAGAATGACGATCCGCAGCATAATCCGAAAGATAGTCGTGGTTGGGTGGAGACGATTCGAACAGTTACGTACGCAGTGGTAATAGCTGTCTTAATAAGAACCTTTGCTTATGAGCCGTTCAATATACCATCGGGATCTATGATACCGACATTACTGGTTGGCGATTACTTGTTTGTATCAAAATACTCATACGGATATTCAAGACATTCATTCCCCTTTAGCTTAGCACCAATCACAGGTCGTATTTTTGAAAGAGGGCCTAAGCGGGGGGATGTTGCGGTATTTAAGCTACCGACTGATAACGAAACAGATTACATCAAAAGAATAGTAGGATTGCCAGGTGATCGCATTCAGATGAAAAAAGGGTTTTTATATATAAATGGCGAGCGCGTACAACGAAAAGCAATAGATCGATTCCAAGTCAAAAATTCTTTTGGACAGAAGCGCAGAGTACCCCAGTATATTGAAAAACTCCCCGGTGGAGATTCCCACTTAATAATTGAGGAACAAGGTGATTTTGGCGTGATTGACAATACGCCAGAATTTTTGGTGCCAGACAGGCATGTCTTTGCTATGGGAGATAACCGCGACAATTCGGCAGACAGTAGGATAGAGACACAAGTCGGAATGGTTCCTTTTGAAAACTTGGTTGGTAAGGCTCAATTTTTTTTCTTTTCAACTGATGGCACTGCACGATTTTGGGAAGTCTGGAAATGGCCATTTACGATCCGGTATGAGAGATTACTTAAAGCTATTCGTTAA
- the acpS gene encoding holo-ACP synthase, with product MIIGVGSDLIDIRRIAKTLKRYPGKFEKRCFTEIEREKSDHRSNRAESYAKRYAAKEACSKALGTGFRQGVFWSDIGVVNMPGGKPTLELTGGALRRLREITPSNMIANIDVSITDEFPIAQVIVIISGVTRK from the coding sequence ATGATCATCGGGGTTGGAAGTGATTTGATCGACATTCGTCGCATAGCCAAAACACTTAAACGATACCCAGGGAAATTTGAAAAACGTTGTTTTACCGAGATTGAGCGAGAAAAATCTGATCACCGAAGTAACCGGGCAGAAAGTTATGCAAAACGCTATGCCGCAAAAGAGGCTTGTTCCAAAGCGCTGGGCACCGGTTTTCGGCAGGGGGTTTTTTGGTCTGATATCGGAGTTGTTAACATGCCGGGTGGAAAGCCTACATTGGAGCTTACTGGAGGGGCCTTGCGGCGTCTGCGTGAAATAACGCCGAGCAATATGATAGCAAATATTGACGTTAGCATTACCGATGAGTTTCCAATAGCACAGGTGATAGTTATTATTTCAGGCGTCACTCGTAAATAA
- a CDS encoding pyridoxine 5'-phosphate synthase gives MSKRFLRLGVNIDHVATVRNARGGDHPDPIRAAQKAIVAGADGITAHLREDRRHIRDRDVTRLRNTINKPLNLEMAATDEMIGIALDVKPNAVCIVPEKREEQTTEGGLDAGANISFFSEFVERLSKADIRVSLFIEPCSKQLDAARDIGAAVVELHTGRYCDSSGVSRCEELGRIQRAATYADNIGLECHAGHGLTFETVGPIASIETVAELNIGHFLMGEAMITGLDCAVRKMRTLMDEARSRKDAT, from the coding sequence ATGTCAAAACGGTTTTTAAGACTTGGGGTAAACATCGATCATGTAGCGACCGTCCGAAACGCGCGTGGGGGGGATCATCCAGACCCTATTCGTGCGGCTCAAAAGGCCATAGTAGCTGGAGCAGATGGTATAACAGCGCATCTGCGTGAGGACCGGCGACATATTAGGGACAGGGATGTTACGCGACTGCGTAACACTATTAACAAGCCGCTTAATCTTGAGATGGCGGCAACAGATGAAATGATCGGAATCGCGCTCGACGTGAAGCCAAATGCTGTTTGTATTGTCCCTGAAAAACGGGAAGAGCAGACAACGGAGGGGGGTCTTGATGCTGGGGCTAATATATCTTTTTTTTCAGAATTTGTAGAACGGTTAAGTAAAGCAGACATTCGCGTCTCGCTCTTTATTGAGCCCTGCTCAAAACAGCTTGATGCAGCCAGAGATATTGGAGCAGCAGTAGTAGAGCTTCATACTGGAAGGTATTGTGACTCATCGGGCGTTTCTCGGTGTGAGGAATTAGGGCGTATTCAGCGAGCTGCCACATATGCAGACAATATCGGTCTGGAATGTCATGCCGGACATGGGCTGACCTTTGAAACAGTTGGGCCGATTGCATCAATCGAGACGGTGGCCGAATTAAATATCGGCCATTTTCTAATGGGCGAGGCAATGATAACGGGTTTGGACTGCGCCGTAAGGAAAATGCGTACATTAATGGATGAGGCTCGTTCTCGAAAGGATGCAACATGA
- a CDS encoding DUF2062 domain-containing protein, which translates to MFKRRAKSSLPSRVANVLWPTIGWRRSFIYIRHRLGRLPGTPFSIAAGFACGAAVSFTPLVGLHFFLGGIWAWLIRANVIASAIGTAVGNPWTFPFIWMWLHQLGNWMGAAGASASPEKLDFGIFFSHMINGVLMGDIDYLMETIWPVWWPMMVGAIPSMLVVWFGSYLPLKSLIQSYHVARRQRMSRKSRTNEKG; encoded by the coding sequence ATGTTTAAGCGAAGAGCAAAATCAAGCCTGCCAAGTCGTGTTGCTAATGTTCTGTGGCCCACAATTGGTTGGCGTAGATCATTTATCTACATTCGGCATCGGCTAGGACGTTTGCCTGGTACCCCGTTCAGCATAGCGGCTGGATTCGCTTGCGGGGCTGCAGTATCCTTCACTCCTTTAGTAGGGTTACATTTTTTTCTTGGCGGTATTTGGGCATGGTTGATACGTGCAAATGTGATTGCCTCGGCAATAGGGACTGCAGTAGGTAACCCATGGACATTCCCTTTCATCTGGATGTGGCTTCATCAATTGGGAAATTGGATGGGAGCAGCAGGCGCTAGCGCCTCACCTGAAAAACTAGATTTTGGCATATTTTTTTCGCATATGATCAATGGAGTGTTGATGGGTGATATAGATTATTTGATGGAGACGATTTGGCCAGTATGGTGGCCAATGATGGTTGGTGCTATTCCATCAATGCTAGTTGTTTGGTTTGGATCATATTTGCCGCTTAAATCGCTAATACAATCCTATCATGTTGCCCGTCGCCAACGAATGAGTAGGAAAAGCCGAACAAATGAAAAGGGGTAG
- a CDS encoding bifunctional (p)ppGpp synthetase/guanosine-3',5'-bis(diphosphate) 3'-pyrophosphohydrolase has translation MLRQQELIERVRRYDPSADEAALNEAYVFSMRAHKLQKRASGDPFFSHPVEVAGILSEKKLDSASIVTGLLHDTVEDTLATLPDIEGRFGNEIARLVDGVTKLSRLELQSGGTRQAENFRKLVLAMSDDIRVLVVKLADRLHNMRTLHHIKNNGKRRRIALETMEIYVPLAQRIGIRDWQNELEDHAFRELNPDAWESITKRLAFLHSGSDDVTSRIIDALRRDLANMDLEADVYGRQKTPHSIWRKMQRKSASLEQLNDVMAFRIVVRTTEECYRALGCIHSKYPLVAGRFKDYISLPKQNGYQSIHTDVIGPENQRIEMQIRTLEMHDVAELGVAAHWQFKEGVKPVRRTEGRQYRWLRELLEILENAGGPEEFLEHTRMEMFSDQLFCFSPKGDLQVLPKGATPIDFAYAVHTDVGNRCVGARINGRMMPLRTLLRNGDQVEVMTSDSQVPSPGWASFVVTAKARSCIRRFVRLQRIDEYCRMGREIINKIFQQEGYVLTQTAMQDILSDFDCDKVEGLYSLVGRGKVAGHQVLKSVYPTAKTGCSLKLSEDVAVARAGEHSIELVGLAPGMEINLGDCCHPIPGDRIIGISTTGKGITIHTIDCEALESVAEMPERWMEANWSIDEKKSAVFVGRIRVILANEAGALGSLSTVVGRDGGNISNLRITDRSPDFFELFVDIEVNDAGHMSDIIAALRATEVVRGAERAGS, from the coding sequence ATGTTGCGCCAACAAGAACTTATTGAGCGTGTTCGTCGTTATGACCCAAGCGCGGATGAAGCGGCGCTGAATGAAGCTTACGTATTTTCCATGAGGGCACACAAATTACAAAAACGTGCCTCAGGTGATCCGTTTTTTTCGCACCCAGTTGAGGTAGCCGGGATACTCTCTGAAAAGAAGCTCGACTCAGCCTCCATAGTAACTGGTTTACTGCATGATACGGTTGAGGATACACTTGCTACGTTGCCTGATATTGAGGGGCGGTTTGGAAACGAAATAGCACGTCTTGTGGACGGCGTTACCAAATTGAGCAGGCTGGAATTACAATCAGGTGGCACGAGGCAGGCCGAAAATTTCCGCAAGCTTGTTCTTGCTATGTCAGATGATATTCGGGTCTTAGTTGTGAAGTTAGCAGATAGACTGCATAACATGCGCACTCTGCATCACATTAAAAATAATGGTAAACGGAGGCGTATTGCCCTTGAAACAATGGAAATATACGTTCCATTGGCACAACGCATCGGTATTCGAGATTGGCAAAACGAACTAGAAGACCATGCATTCCGCGAACTCAACCCTGATGCATGGGAGTCAATTACTAAGCGGCTAGCCTTTTTGCACTCAGGTTCTGATGATGTGACTAGTCGAATAATCGATGCCTTGCGGCGTGATTTGGCAAACATGGATCTTGAGGCTGACGTCTACGGCCGACAAAAAACTCCCCATTCAATTTGGCGCAAGATGCAGCGGAAATCAGCAAGTCTTGAGCAGCTTAATGACGTAATGGCTTTTCGTATTGTTGTGAGGACGACAGAGGAGTGTTATAGGGCACTTGGCTGCATTCATAGCAAGTATCCGCTCGTCGCAGGCCGCTTCAAGGACTATATTTCTCTGCCAAAACAGAATGGGTATCAGTCTATTCATACAGATGTTATTGGACCCGAAAATCAGCGTATAGAGATGCAGATCCGCACGTTAGAGATGCACGATGTAGCTGAGCTGGGTGTGGCTGCTCACTGGCAATTCAAAGAGGGTGTTAAACCTGTGCGGCGTACTGAGGGTCGTCAGTACCGTTGGCTTCGGGAGCTATTGGAAATACTTGAAAACGCTGGTGGCCCAGAGGAGTTTCTTGAACATACGCGCATGGAAATGTTTAGCGATCAATTATTCTGTTTTTCACCCAAAGGTGACCTTCAAGTTCTGCCAAAGGGAGCAACGCCAATTGATTTCGCCTACGCGGTGCATACTGATGTGGGAAATCGGTGCGTTGGAGCAAGAATTAATGGCCGCATGATGCCGCTTCGCACACTTTTGAGGAATGGTGACCAGGTAGAGGTTATGACTTCTGACTCACAAGTGCCCTCACCTGGGTGGGCGAGTTTTGTAGTAACTGCTAAGGCGCGATCTTGTATTCGTCGATTTGTACGGTTGCAGCGAATAGATGAATACTGTCGAATGGGACGAGAGATTATTAATAAAATTTTTCAGCAAGAGGGCTATGTCCTCACACAGACAGCAATGCAAGATATTTTGAGCGACTTCGATTGCGATAAGGTAGAGGGCTTATATTCTCTTGTCGGTCGAGGTAAAGTAGCAGGTCATCAAGTTCTCAAGTCAGTTTATCCAACCGCAAAAACAGGTTGTTCTCTTAAGCTATCTGAGGATGTGGCAGTGGCCCGGGCAGGAGAACATTCGATTGAACTTGTTGGTCTCGCCCCCGGAATGGAAATCAATTTAGGGGACTGCTGTCATCCGATACCCGGAGATAGAATAATAGGTATATCAACCACTGGCAAAGGGATTACTATACATACGATTGATTGTGAGGCCCTAGAAAGTGTTGCGGAAATGCCGGAAAGATGGATGGAGGCAAATTGGTCAATTGATGAAAAAAAATCGGCAGTATTTGTGGGCCGGATTCGAGTAATACTAGCCAATGAAGCCGGCGCTTTAGGATCTTTATCAACAGTTGTTGGGCGCGATGGTGGAAATATTAGTAATCTCCGTATAACAGACAGGTCCCCAGATTTTTTTGAGCTATTCGTTGACATTGAAGTAAACGATGCAGGCCACATGTCAGATATTATCGCAGCGCTGAGAGCAACTGAAGTAGTGCGTGGAGCCGAACGTGCGGGGAGTTGA
- the rpoZ gene encoding DNA-directed RNA polymerase subunit omega, with the protein MARVTVEDCIERVTNRFELVLLAGQRSRNISAGGELTVERDNDKNPVVALREIADQTVELEELRDSLVKGLQKVAEIDEPEEDELMEYMVSAMGSDDETRNRDTAISESADAGVSPNV; encoded by the coding sequence ATGGCGCGGGTTACTGTTGAAGATTGTATCGAGCGCGTTACTAATCGCTTCGAGTTGGTGTTACTTGCTGGACAGCGTAGTCGCAATATATCAGCTGGTGGTGAGCTGACTGTTGAGCGTGACAATGACAAAAATCCTGTAGTAGCGTTACGCGAAATTGCTGATCAAACTGTTGAGTTGGAAGAGCTTCGTGACTCGCTGGTGAAGGGGCTTCAAAAGGTTGCGGAAATTGATGAACCAGAAGAAGACGAATTGATGGAATACATGGTTTCGGCGATGGGCAGTGACGATGAAACTCGTAACCGTGATACAGCTATATCCGAAAGTGCCGACGCTGGTGTTTCACCAAACGTATAA